A single window of Dysgonomonadaceae bacterium PH5-43 DNA harbors:
- a CDS encoding competence protein ComEA (product_source=KO:K02237; cath_funfam=1.10.150.280; cog=COG1555; ko=KO:K02237; pfam=PF12836; smart=SM00278; superfamily=47781; tigrfam=TIGR00426; transmembrane_helix_parts=Outside_1_14,TMhelix_15_33,Inside_34_239), with the protein MWRDFFYFSKRERQGILILIIFLAGILLGKYIFKPKGDKTLIVETHNETEIQNPETLIVQQTPIKTQSYTHTKPKTQEKKTYYVQQKDTTYKFAPSNYTKIEKLKEGQTIEINTADTTDLKKIPGIGSSFAKRIVGYRQLLGGYHSHKQLQEIYGMYEELYEKIIPFIDIDDDKITKINVNTLSLDKLKSHPYINFYKAKAIVELRNKTSKLESINDLILLEEFPEEDLKKLMPYLSFN; encoded by the coding sequence ATGTGGCGAGATTTTTTCTATTTTTCTAAACGAGAGCGACAAGGCATTCTAATTCTTATTATTTTTCTTGCAGGAATATTACTGGGTAAATACATTTTCAAACCGAAAGGCGACAAAACTTTAATTGTTGAAACGCATAACGAAACAGAAATACAAAATCCTGAAACTTTAATAGTGCAACAAACACCAATAAAAACGCAATCTTACACACATACAAAACCTAAAACACAGGAAAAGAAAACTTATTACGTTCAACAAAAAGACACTACCTATAAGTTCGCCCCAAGCAATTATACTAAAATAGAAAAACTAAAAGAAGGACAAACAATAGAGATTAATACTGCCGACACAACCGATCTAAAAAAAATACCCGGCATAGGTTCTTCCTTTGCTAAAAGAATTGTGGGTTACCGACAATTACTTGGAGGTTATCATTCTCACAAGCAACTTCAAGAAATATATGGAATGTATGAAGAACTTTATGAAAAGATAATCCCTTTCATTGATATAGACGATGATAAAATCACTAAAATAAACGTTAACACTCTTTCTTTAGACAAACTCAAATCTCACCCATATATAAACTTTTACAAAGCTAAGGCAATAGTAGAACTTAGAAACAAAACTTCAAAACTTGAAAGCATAAACGACTTAATTCTTTTAGAAGAGTTTCCGGAAGAGGATTTGAAAAAACTAATGCCATATCTTTCGTTCAATTAA